The Erythrobacter sp. genome segment TGAGGCGGTGCAGAAGCTTGCATCGATTTACGCGGCAATGGCAGCGGTGAATATCTCAACCGGTGCCGGCGCGATCGAGCGGAGCGCGGTTGGCGAGATCATCAAGACGAGCGAATGGCCTCACAAGATTGCCCAGTACCACCGCGATTTGGAAGTGCCGGCCGATGTCGCCGCGGTGCTCCGTCGCCTAGATGGCAAGAGTGAAGCACTCAAGCTCAGGTTCGTGGAGACCGTGTCCATGCCCTGAGGCCCAGGTTGCCGGGCAACTGTTTGTCCTTTCGGGTGCCCGGCGGGGGCCGACTGCAGGGATCGCAGTCGGCCCCCTTTTCTTGGAGAAGAGTCAGGCTGGCCAAGCGACCTTGGGGAACTCGGCTCGCAAAGCCTCGATTTCGTCCATAACGCTCGTCAGAGAAGGCATGGAAGGGTTGCTCGTGGGACGAGCGGACACATCCCAATTCGCCTCCTCGGGGCCAGCATTTGCGATGGGCCTCGGTTCATCAAGCACCAGATTTCGCCATCGTGCCGCCATGGCCCGAAGCTTCCCGATCAACTCTTCAGGGCTGATGGATTGATGCACGTTGCTCTCCTGTCGCTGTGAAATTGTCGCCCATGAAGACTGGAACTTCTATCTATCGGTAATCCCCGCATAGGCGTCAGGGTGGAAAAAAGCGGTCTCGATGCGCTTTGGCCGCCAGAATTCCCCCGGTAGGACCCGCGTTTTCTGCCACGCCGACCGCATTCAGGCTCGGGCGATCCGGCGCTGCGGTGAACTGCTCAAGCAGTTCGACGGGAGGCAGGAAAACGCAAAACAAAAGGGCGGTGGCGACCGTTTGTTCCCGACCCGCTCCGAAGCCGCCGCCGATGCCGGTATGTCCCAAAGACAAGTCAAAACCGCCGTCCGCGTTGCCAACGTCCCTGCCGAAAGTGACGGTGGGGTCACTTTTGCTCCGACACTCAGGATTCGCCCATCCCGATAGGTCCAAGACTGTCAGGAACTGTTGTTAATCCCTATCCCGCTCGCTGGCAGGGAGAGAGCATTTGCCGCCGTTGTGAGGGGTCAGATCATGCCGGATGCAGCGTGGACCAGCGCGACGGTGGATGCGCCGATACCAAGCAGCAGGACGAGGCAGGAGCCTTGCGGCACAGCATCCGCCGGGCCACCCGCCAGCCTGACCATCTCGCGCACTACATTGGTCGCCTTCGCATTGGCCTCATCGAACAGGTTCATCGCCACGACCTGCCCGCCCTGCACATTCTGCTTGCCGTGGCCCGTCACCTTGAAGCGGTACGGGGCAGTCTCATCCCAAGAGATTGTGCCCGAGACGCCTGACCATGAGCCCATGGTTACGCCAGTGGTGAAAGTCGCTGTGCGCATGATGAAATCATCACCACGGTTTACCGGGCACAGGCAGATGCGCTGGAAATCGAAAGCGCCGCCAAGCGTCGGCTTGCCGATGAATATGACGCGGCGCAGGAGCGGGGGGAGGTCAAGGCTGCGAACAACGCCAAAACCACTTCCAATACAGAAGCGGTTTCCGTCGCCGACATTGGCCTTTCGCACAAAGAAATCCACGAGGCCCGCCAGATACGGGACGCGGAAGCCGCCGATCCGGGCGTTGTCCGCCGCACTCCCCGCATTTGACCATTGCCATAATCTGCCCCCCATCTTGATTCGTCCATACTGCAACGGGGGGAGATCATCGCCAATCGAAATCGCGGGAAATTCGCCAATGGTGTCGGCCTGATTGCTATCTGATTGCTGCCTGTAAACTCGAGAACATTCGCGATCTTCGCAGCCGCATAAGTATCTGAAAACGTGGTGAGCCCGACAGGATTCGAACCTGTGACCCGCTGATTAAAAGTCAGCTGCTCTACCTACTGAGCTACGGGCCCCCACGGGGCGGACCTATCGTCCGCGCGTCCACCTAGGGTTGCCGGGTTTGCCGGTCAAGCCGGATCGCCGGAACCGCTGATGGTGCTTCCGGGCCATGCTGGCTTGACGATGAAACAGGGTAGCAGATATGTTGGCTTCGATAGCGCTACCATAAGGCGCAAAGCAGGGGAGAATCGAAGATGCGGGGCAATCGTTTCATGGCATTGGCGCCGGTCATGCTGGCGCTGAGCGTTCCGACCGTGGCGCAGGAAGCCCAGCCTGCCGCCGCCGAAGCGCCGCGCAATACGCCGGGCCTGCCGGACGAACTTGTGGGGATCGACGAGGTGCTGACAGGTGGTCTGCTCAACGATCCCACCAGCATCGCCTGGGAGACCTATGGCGCGAACCTGGCCAGCGAGCTGATAACGGATGAAACCTACCCCGGTGGCGGCGCGGCGCTGCGGATTACCATGCGGCAGGCGGGGCAGGTCTACGATGGCGGGCTCAACATTCCGCTGCTGGTTCCGATACCGAGTGGAGAGCGGGTAACGATCGGATTCCTCGCGCGCACCATTGCCAGCGATGCCGCCGATGGCAGGGGCCGGATTGGCGTGCGTTTCCAGCAGAACCGCGCGCCCTATCCGGGCTTTGGCGATACGGTTCTGGCGGTCGGGCCGGAATGGGGCTTTTTTGAAGTGACTGCAGTGGCCGATCAAAGCTTTGCCAGCGATGCGATTGTCGCGATCCAGTTCGGGCTGGCGGCGCAGACGGTGGAAGTGGGCCAGGCCATCGTGGTGAGCGGGACCAGTACGATTAGCGACTGACCTGCGTCTTGCGCAGGCGGGCACGCAACTGGCGCAGCGACAGATTGCTCACCGGATCGCGCCAATCTGCGGCAATGGCGACGGCGGGACGGAGCACGAAGTCGCGCTGGCGGAACAGCGGATGCGGGATCGCCAGATCGGGCGCGGCGAAAATACCGCCGCTCCACAGCACGATATCCAGATCGAGTACCCGCGAACGCCACCTTTGCCCGCGCCGCTCCCGGCCCATAGCTGCCTCGGCCTCGTGCAGGCCGTCGAGCAGGCTCAGCGGTTCGAGCCGACTGGCCAAAACCAGCGCGGCATTGGCATAACGCCGCTGCGAGGGGCCGACCGGGGCGCTGTCGATCACCGGGGAACGCGCCACAACAGTGCCCAGCGTACCATCGAGCAGTTCGATTGCCGTTTCCACCACCGCGCGCGGATGGCCGAACAGGGGGTGACGCTGGTTGCTGCCGAGCGCGATGAGGTAGGTGCTGTCCGCCGCTGCTACGCCGCGTCCGCGCTCGCTAGCCGTCACGCTCAAATGTCTTCCGCGATGCGCCCGTAAAGCTGCGGACGGCGGTCGCGGAAGAAGCCCCAGCTCGCCCGGTGCTTGCGCCCGGCTTCAAGGTCGAGGCTCGCCACCAGCACGCCGCTCTCCTCTGCTCCGTATTCGGCGATCAGGTCCCCCCATTCGTCGGCGATGAAGCTGTGGCCGTAGAAGCGGTTGCCTGCTTCCTGCGATCCCTCGTGGCCAATCCGGTTGGCGGCGACCACCGGCATGCAATTGCTCACCGCGTGGCCGATCATCGCGCGGCGCCACATCCGGCTGGTATCCATTTCCGCGTCCTTGGGTTCGGAACCGATTGCGGTGGGATAGAACAGCACCTGTGCGCCCTTCAGCGCCATGCAGCGCGCGGTTTCCGGGTACCACTGGTCCCAGCAGATGCCGACCCCGATCCGCGCGCCGAAGAAATCCCAAACCTTGAACCCGTCGTTGCCGGGGCGGAAGTAGAACTTCTCCTCGTAACCCGGCCCGTCGGGAATATGGCTCTTGCGGTAGGTGCCCATGATCTCGCCATCGAGACCGATCATTGCCATCGTGTTGTAGTAGTGATGCCCGTCGCGCTCGAAGAAACTGGTTGGGATCGCCACGCCCAACCCCTTTGCCAGCGCCTGCATCGCGATCACCGAGGGATGCTCCGCCGTCGGCCGCGCCAGCGCGAAGAACTCGTCCTTCTCCTCGCGGCAGAAGTAGGGGCCGGAGAACAGCTCGGGCGGCAGGATCACCTGCGCACCTTTGCCCGCCGCCTCTTCCACCAGAGCGGAAACGGCGGCGATGTTCTCCGCCTCGTCCTCGGACCCGAGGGCAAGCTGGAGCGCGGCGACGGCAAGCGTGGTCATTCTTCGTGGTGCCTTACTGGCGTTTGCGGAACAGCAGCGTCATCCGGTCGCTCTCGCCGATCGCAAGGTAGCGATCACGGTCGGCCTCCCCCTGCGACAGCGTCGGCGGCAATGTCCAGACGCCGCCTTCCCAATCCGCCGTATCGGCAGGATTGGCGTTCACTTCGGAGCTGTCGACCAGTTCGAAGCCGTTCAGTTCGAACAGCCGGATCACGTCAGACTGGCGCAGGTAACCGCGCGAGCCATTGGCGCGGGCGTAAGCCTCGTCCTCCGGCGCACGGTGCTGCACCACACCGACCATGCCATCGTCCGCAAGCAGCGTGCGGATGGCGCGCAGTTCCTCGTCCGCGACATTGTTGTTGAGCAGGCCGTGGAGAGAGCGGAACACCAGTACCCGGTCGACCGTGCCCGCCACGTCTTCGGGGATCGCAGTGCTTTCGATCGCCAGTGGCGAACCGTATCCGGCCATGTCGCCTTCCGCGAGAGCCGCGAGCCAACGCTGCGGCCAGGTCGTGCCGTCCTCCGCCGCCAGGCGACCGCGCTGGAAGGCAACGTAGGAGCCTTCGGGCGCGAGGTAGGGCACCAGCACGCGGGTGTACCAGCCGCCGCCGGGGCTGTATTCGGCCACGCGCATGGTGGGCTCGACGCGGAAGAACTCCAGCGTCTCGATCGGATTGCGATACCGGTCGCGCGCCCGCTCTTCCGCACGGCGCGGATGCAGCAGGATATCGTTGAGATTGTTGGCGCGCTCGGCGGCACCATCCTGCCCGGCAGCGTGCGATCCGTGATTGTGGGCCAGAGCCGGACTCGCCAGCGAAAGGGCGGCCACGGCAAGAAGGGGGGTAAGGCGCATCGGTATCTCCCTGAATTTCGTCTGCTGTGTAACTAATGCATGGCGGTTGGATGACAAGCGGGCTTTAGGCCCCCATCTTCGCCGCAAAGGAGATTAGACGATGAGCGAGACTGTAATCGTGGCCGGCGGCTGCTTCTGGTGCACCGAGGCGGTGTTCAAGGATGTGGTCGGGGTCGAGAGCGTCGAAAGCGGCTATATCGGCGGCAGCGTGGCTTCCCCGACCTACAAGCAGGTGTGCAGCGGCACCACCGGCCATGCAGAGGGTGTGAAGGTGACGTTCGATCCGGCGCAGGTGAGCCTGCCCGAAGTGTTCGACATGTTCATGGGTACACACGATCCCAGCCAGCTGAACCGGCAGGGCAACGACGTGGGCACACAATACCGCAGCGCGATCTTCCCGCTGTCCGACGACCAGCGCGCCGAGGCGGAGGCGGCGATTACGCGCTGGAACCAGAGCCATCCCGGCACTGCGGCCGTCACCACGATCGAATGCGGAGAGTGGTATCCGGCGGAGGACTACCATCAGGAGTACTGGGAAGGCGAAGGCCAGCGCAATCCCTACTGCCTGGCGGTCATTCCGCCCAAGCTGATGAAGCTGCGGAAAAGCTTTGCAGGGAAAGTGAAGAGCGGCTGATTGGGTTTCCTCCTATCGCCTAAATCCTGAGTCCCCGCGCAGGCGGGGACCTGTCCGATCTGGCATGAGGTCCCCGCCTTCGCGGGGACTCGAAAGGTTCAAGCCACCCAACGCGCGACGAAGAACCCGTCCAGCCCGCCCGCCTCATTAAGCATCCCCGGATCGGTGCGGAGCCAGCCTTCGGCCGTCGGCAGCAATCCGGCGGGGAGTTCGTCGGCGCGGATCGGATCGGGAGATAGCTCACACAGCGCGGCTACGTCCTCGCCCTCCGCGCGTTCGAGCGAGCAGGTGGCGTAGACCAGCCGCCCACCGGGGCTGAGCCAGTTGACGGCACGATCCAGTAATTGTCGCTGCAATTCGGCCATCGCGGCGATCTGCCGGTCGCCGATGCGGTGGAGCACGTCCGGGTTGCGGCGGCAGGTGCCGGTGGCGGTGCACGGAGCATCGAGCAGCACCGCGTCAAACTGCGCTTCCGGGTGCCACCCCATTGCATCGGCTTCGATAATCTCGGCCGCCAGCCCGGTGCGGGCGAGGTTCTGCCGTAAGCGTTCCAGACGGCGGGAGGAATTGTCGAGCGCGGTGACCTGCCAGCCCATACTCGCCAGTTGCAGCGTCTTGCCGCCCGGCGCAGCGCAGAGATCGAGCACCCGCCCTTTTCCCTTTGGCCCCTCGCCCGCCCCCAGCAAGCGCGCCGGTAGCGAGGCGGCGAGATCCTGCACCCACCAGGCGCCCTCGTCGAACCCGGCCAGCTTCTCCACCGAGGTGCCACGCGGCAGGCGGCGGTGGCGCGGGGCTAGGCTCTCGCCTTCGAGCCCCTCAACCTCACTATCGCTGCGGAGCGAAAGGTCGAGCGGCGGTGGTTCTGCAAGCCCGGCAGCGATCGCTTCCGCCCGCTCGCCCCAGCGCGCGGCGACGGCTTCGGGCAGGCTCGGCACCGGGGGAAGCGTGGCTTCGGCGCGGATCAGCGTTGCGAACACGCCGTGCGCCAGTCGCTTTGGTCCGCCATCGAGCAGCGGCAGCGCGGTCGCCACCACCGCGTGCGGCGGGGTTTCCAGCCGCAGCCATTGCGCCAGCATCATCCGCAGCACCATGCGCGGCTTGGCATCTGGCGGCAACGGCTTGGCAGTGGCGCTGTCGATCAGCGCGTCGAGATCGGGGAGCCAGCGCAAGACTTCGCTGGCCACGGCACGGGCGAGTGCACGATCGGCAAAACCGGGCAAGCCATTCGCCGCGCCGCCCGCCTGTTCCAGCGTCTCGCCCCGGCGCAGCACCGCGTCGAGCATCTTCAGCGCCGCCTTGCGCGCACCACTTCCGGGAATTTCTGACATGGGGCGGCCCTAGGGCCAGTTGCGTCGCAGCGCCAGAGCGTCCATGTGATGCAGGTCATGAGACGCGCCACGAAACGACCTGACGGCTTCACCAAGCCCGCCCACTGGACCACCGATCCCCCACCCGCCCCCGCGCCGGGCGAGGTGGACGAGGACCTCAGCCCCACCCGCTACGGCGACTGGGTGCACAAGGGCATTGCGATAGATTTCTAGCGCGGCGGATCATTCGCACCCGGCGCGGGACCGAAAATGCGTTCCCAGTCCACCCGCGCCAGCGCCACCAAGGCACCGATCATCACGATCTGGAAGGCGATTCCCCAGAAGCTGGTCAGGCTGTCGCGGAAGGCATCGCCCACCGACGAATGGGCGATTGCCTGCGCCGAGGCGGCGTAGATCGAATAGGACACCAGCCGCCCGCTGAAGAAGGCCAGCGTGAACCCGGTCAGCGGCACACCCGCCAGCCCGACTGCCGCGAACACTTGCGCCGAAGGCAGCGGCGACAGCGCGAACAGTGCCAGCCCCGCGATCCCGTGGCGCTTGCGACGCAGGAAGGCCGCGCGCACGGCGGCGAGATTGCGCTTCGTTTTCACAGATACGTAATTCGCCAGCAGCCGGAAGCCGTGCGCCAGCGCGAACCGCCCCAGCGCCGCCGCCAGTGCTCCGGTCATTACCACCCCCACCAGCGGCAGGTCCGTATTGATCCCGAACAGCACGATGATCGACCAGGTGGGCGGGCCGAATGCAGGCAGCAGGTTGATCGCGAATACCACCGCGAACAGGGTGAGGTAAGTGGTCAGCAGGTCGGGAATCAGATCCACCCGCCCAGTTCGCGCCGGACGATGGCTTCGAGCATGTCCATCCCCGGCTCACGCGCGTTGAGGCATTCGATCACCGCGAACTGCTCTCCGCCCGCGTGGATAAAGCTTTCGCGCCCCTGCATCGCCAGTTCCTCGAGCGTTTCGAGGCAATCGGCGGAGAAGCCCGGCGCCGCAATCGCGAGGCGCTTGGTGCCATTGGCACCTTCCTCCTCCAGCGTCGTATCGGTGGCCGGTTCGAGCCATTTGGCGGGGCCGAACCGGCTCTGGAAAGTGATGACGAAGCGCAGGTCGGGGTACTTTCCGGTCTGGCCCATCGCTTCTTCGAGCAGCCGCGCGGTCTTGCGGCAGTGGCAGTGGTAGGGATCGCCCAGACCTAATGTGCGCAGCGGCATCCCGTGGAAGCTCAGCAAGAGCACTTCGGGCACGAAGTCGAGCGCATCCAGTTGCCCGCCGATATCCCGCGCCAGTGCGGCGATATAAAGCGGATCGTCGTGGTAGGGCGGCATCGTGCGGGTGGCCGGCTGCCAACGCTGTTCGCGCAGCCAGTCCCCCAGCTTGTCCACCACCGTCGCCATCGTCGCCGCACAATATTGCGGATACATCGGCGCGATCAGGATGCGGTCGCAACCTGCGGCCATCATCGTATCCATCCGGTCCGGGATCGAGGGCTTGCCGTAGCGCATCGCCCAATCGACCAGCACGCTATCGCCGAAGCGGGGTTGCAACTTCTCCGCCTGCTCCGCCGTGATCGCGGCGAGCGGGGAGCCCTTGTCGGTCCAGACCTCGCGATAGGCGGCGGCGCTTTTCTTCGGGCGGGTGTTGAGAATGATACCGCGCAGGATCGGCTGCCAGATCAATTGCGGGATTTCGATCACGCGTTTGTCGGACAGGAATTCGGCCAGATACCGCCGCACCGCGCCCGTTTCCGCCGCATCGGGGGTGCCGAGATTGACCAGCAGCACGCCGATTCGCCCGCTCTTTACAGGGGGATGGTCGGCCGGAAGCCGCTGTTCATTCCAGGTCATGCGCCGCCCGATAGCAGCGGCAGGCGGCGAAGGCGAAGCCCTGTTGCACTGAAAAATGCATTGGCCACCGCCGGAGCCACCGGCGGCACCCCGATTTCACCCGGATCGAAGGGTTCGGCGGCGCTTTCGACCAGCTCCACCACGATCTCCGGGCAGTCCGCCAGCGTGGGCAGGCCGAGCGCAGAGAGCCGCTGATGGGTGGGCAGTCCGTCGGCATATTCGGTCGCGCTGCCGAGCGCCAGGCCGAGCCCGAACACCAGCCCGCCTTCGATCTGTTGCAAGGCAATGTCGCGGTTGACCACCCGCCCGATATCGACCGCCGCGAACAGCCGCCGCACCCGCACCCCGCCCTCGCCCGCCGCCGCCTGCGCTATCAGGGCAATCCGCCCGCTGGCCGTGCCAAAGTCCATCCGGTGGCAGGCAAGGCCCTGCCCGCTGCCGCGAATGCCGCCGTCCCATGCCGCTGCCCGCGCCGCACGCTGCAGCAGGTCGACCATCTGCGGGTCCTGCCCCAGCATGGCCACGCGGTAGGAGAGCGGCTCACGATTGTGGCGCAGCGCCACCTCGTCGATGAAGCTCTCGCGGAAAAAGCAGGTGTAGCCGTGCGCCCCGCCGCGCATCCGCGCGGTGGGCAGGGGCAGTCTGACGGGGACGTGCTGCACCACCATGTCCGGGATATTGTAACCGAGGGCAAAGCCTTCCACCGCCATGGGATCGGCCTGCCCCTCGACCTGCTCGATAGCCGCCCAGCTCACCTGGTTGGCAAACAGCCGACGGCCGAATTCGGGCATCGTCGGCGGGCAGGCGATCCGCGCGCGCATCGCGGCGATCGAGCCTTCCTGCATAAGCTCCGCACCCACCAGCGCCGCCACGGGCGCGCGGGGATAGCTGGCGGCGTGTTCCTGCCAGCGCGACCAGGTGAGCTGCACCGGCCTGCCCGCCTCGCGCGCCAGCAGCGCCACTTCTATGGCCGCCTGATTGTCCAACCGCCGATCGAAACTGCCGCCCGCCGCGACCGGATAGAGCACCACGTCCGCCGCTGACATTCCCAGCGCATCCGCCGCCGCTTCGCGCGCGGCTTCGGGCGTTTGCGTCGGCAGCCACAGTTCGAGCACCCCATCAGCCAGCCGCGCGGTGGCACTGGTCGTCTCCAGCGGGGCGTGCAGCGCCGGGGCGACATCGTAGCGGAGCGCAAACGTAGGCACGTATTCGGCATCGCCAGTGCCGCGGGTTTCAATGGAATGCGCTGCCCCGCGCCGCACCGCGTCGTCAAGCGCGGCGACCATGTCGGCACTGCCCACCGGCGCGGCGGTGGTAAAGAGCGGGGCGATTTTCTGGAGGGCCTGCTCCGCCGCCCACCAGTTGTCGGCAATCGCCGCCAGCCAGCGTTTGCCGCGCACCAGCTTGATCAGGCCCTGCTGCCCGCTGGCGAGGCTTTCGTCGAAGGATCCCAGTTCGGCCCTGTCCAGCGCGCCGTGGCGGATCGCGGCGAAGACCATGTCGGGCAGCCGCACGTCGGCGGCGAAGACGTGTCCGCCATCCACCTTGGAAGGCAAGTCGAGCCGGGGCCAGTCGAGCACCCGTTCGCCGTCTTCCGCCGCTTCGACAGGCGGCACACGATCCGCCGGCGCATCGGGGCGAAGGGGGGGCGGATCGGGCGCAGAGAAGCGCGCTGCATCCAGAACCAGTTCGGCAAAGCTGGCGCGGTTGGCATCATGGTAGATGAATCCGTTCTCCGCCCGGCACTGCTCCCAATCGACGCCCCAACGCTCCGCCGCCGCCATCGCCAGCATCGCCCGCGCGCTCGCCCCGGCGTGGCGGCAGGCCCCTTCATAAGCCGCAAGCGAAGTGCCCAGCGCGGTGACGGTAAACCGGTTGTCCTGCGCCCAGCGCGCCAGCAGCAGGTCGTCCGTCTCGTCATTCAGCGAAGGTGCCAACGGTTGGCGCAGGGCGGACCAGTGCGCGGCGAGCGGGAGATTGGCATAGGCCCCGCTCACTGGTGCAGGCTCCACCGCCACCTGCCGCCAGTCCGCGCCCAGTTCCATCGCGACGATCTGCGGCAGCAGGGTAGTGATCCCCTGCCCCATCTCGAGCTGCGGCACCGCCACCGTCACCACCCCGTCGCTGGCGATCTTGAGCCAGGCGTCGAAGGCGATTTCGCCGGGGCCGGGTTCGAGCGGGTTGTCAAAGTTGCGCGGCATCAGGTTCCACGCGACCAGCAGGCCGCCGCCAAGCGCCGCCCCTGCCAATACGCCGCGCCGCGAGATTTTCACCCGGCGGTCTCCAGCCAGTCCTTCAGCCGGGCGGCAATGTCAGCGAACGGCTGGCCGAGCCCGCCGTCATTTGCGGCTGGCGGCTGGCCGGTATCGCTGGCCACGCGGATTTCCAGCGCAAGCGGGATGCGCCCGAGGAAGGGTACGCCGATGGCCCGCGCCGCAGCTTCCACTCCGCCGTTGCCGAACGGATCGCTCGCCTCACCGCAATGCGGGCAAGTGTAGCCCGCCATGTTCTCCACCATACCCACCACCGGCACACCGGCCTGGGCAAACAGGTCCATCGCCCGGGTCGCGTCGATCAGCGCCAGATCCTGCGGCGTGGAAACGATCACTGCGCCAGCGGGCTTGAATTTCTGCAGCATGGTCAGCTGCACGTCGCCGGTACCCGGCGGCAGATCGACCAGCAGCAGCTCCGCATCGCCCCAATCCGCATCCATCAATTGGGAAAGTGCCTGCCCCACCATCGGCCCACGCCAGGCGATCGCCTTGCCGGGTTCAATGAGCTGTCCCATCGAGACGAAACGCACGCCGAATTCGCTTTCGTGCGGGATCAGCAATTTGCCGTCCGAGCGCAGCTTGCTGCCTCCGGCGTCGAGCAACATCCCCTGCGAAGGGCCATAGATGTCGGCATCGACCACGCCGACTTTCATTCCTATCCGCGCCAGCGCCACTGCGAGATTGGCGGTGAGCGTGGACTTGCCCACTCCTCCCTTCCCCGATCCTACCGCGATGATCCGACGCTTCGGCCGCTCCCCCATCAGCGCCACGCGCACTTCGGTAACGCCTTCGACGGCAGCCACTGCCGCTTCCAGCTCGCGCTGCAATTGTGCGGAGGCCGAGCGGCCCAGCGTGCCGGCATCGGCCACCAGCGTCGCCACCCCGCCTCTCAGCGAAACCGAACGAACGAGGCCCGAAAGCTCGGCAGGAATGGCGCGGCGGATTGTTTCGTCATTGCTCATCGCTGGCCCTGCTAGCGGTTCGGATAGGCGCGGTCAGCAATTTTGCAGATGCAAGCCCCTGTTTTTTGCCTGCGGGCAACCTATACAGGATGGCATGGAACGTTTGGGCGGATTTATCGAGAGTATCGGGCTGGCTATGGCCGGCAAGCGCAATCCCTGGGGCAAGCCCTCCGGCGACGGCGGATCAGGCAGTGGGGGAGACGGAGGCGATGACGGCGGGGAAACACCCGGCGACGGCACTCCCCCTTCTCCCGGCGGCGACGGTCCGCGAAACCCCTGGCTGCCCGGCGGCGGTTCAGGAGAACGCCCGCGACGTTCGGCCAATATCGAGGATATTTTCCGCAGCCGCGGCCCCGAAGGCCCGCGCCGCGGCGGAGGCGGTGGTCCTCGCGGTCCCAATTTCAGGATCCCCCAACGCCCCGGTGGCAAGAGCTGGTTTCCCATCGCCATCGCGGCAATCGTGGGCGTGTGGATTTTCGCCACTTCGTTCCATTTCATCCAGCCGCGCGAACAGGGTGTGGCCATGTGGCTCGGCGGGCAGTATTCCCGCACGCTCAATCCCGGTACCGAAATTACCGCGCCCTGGCCGATCCAGACGGTGACGGTGATGGATGTGAGCGAAATCCGGCTGGAGCCGATCGACAACGAAGGCGGCAACCTCATCCTGACGGGCGATCAGAACCTTGTTGACCTGAGCTATATCATCCGCTGGAATATCAACGACATCGTCCAGTACCAGTTCGAGCTGGCGGACCCCGAAGAAACCGTGCGCGAAGTGGCCGAATCGGCGATGCGTGAGTCTATTGCCGAAACCGATCTCGATGCGGTGCTGTCCGGCGAAGGCCGGGCGCAGGTCGAAGCGCGGGTGCGCGAGCGGATGCAGACAATCCTCGATGCCTACGGGGCGGGGATTGCGGTGCAGGGCGTGGAAATCGCCCGGACCGAAGCGCCCGAAGAAGTGATCGAGGCTTTCAACGACGTGCTGGCGGCGCGGCAGGATGCCGAGCGGCTGATGAACGACGCGCGCCGATACGAACAGCAATTGCTGGCAACCGCCCAGGGTAGCGCGGCGGAATTCAACGAGATTTTCGAGCAGTACCAACTCGCGCCCGAAGTTACCCGGCGCAGGCTCTATTATGAGACCATGGAAAGCGTGCTGCGCGGTACCGACAAGACGATTGTCGAAGGCGACAATGTGACGCCTTACCTGCCGCTGCCCGAAGTGCGTCGCCGTGCGCAGAATTCGCCCTCGCTGACCGTCACCCCGCAGGAAGGCCAGTAACATGGAAGCGATCTGGCAGAACCACAAGGCATCGATCATCGCGATCATCGCGCTGGTCGTCGCTGCGCTCAGCTTCACCGTCATCATTCCCGAAACCCACCAAGCGGTGAAAATCCGCACGGGTAATCCGATCGCGGTTATCAACCGTTTCGATCCCGGACAGCCCTATGGCACCACTGCTGGCGTGTGGTGGCGTATCCCGATCGTCGAACGGATCCAGATGGTCGACCGGCGCATTCTCGATCTCGATATGGAAAACGAGACCGTGCTTTCGCGCGACCAGCAACGGCTGGAGGTCAACGCCTACGCCCGTTACCGCATCTACGATCCGGTCAGGTTCGTGCAAAGCGCGGGCAGCGAGGAA includes the following:
- the folK gene encoding 2-amino-4-hydroxy-6-hydroxymethyldihydropteridine diphosphokinase — its product is MTASERGRGVAAADSTYLIALGSNQRHPLFGHPRAVVETAIELLDGTLGTVVARSPVIDSAPVGPSQRRYANAALVLASRLEPLSLLDGLHEAEAAMGRERRGQRWRSRVLDLDIVLWSGGIFAAPDLAIPHPLFRQRDFVLRPAVAIAADWRDPVSNLSLRQLRARLRKTQVSR
- the aguB gene encoding N-carbamoylputrescine amidase, which codes for MTTLAVAALQLALGSEDEAENIAAVSALVEEAAGKGAQVILPPELFSGPYFCREEKDEFFALARPTAEHPSVIAMQALAKGLGVAIPTSFFERDGHHYYNTMAMIGLDGEIMGTYRKSHIPDGPGYEEKFYFRPGNDGFKVWDFFGARIGVGICWDQWYPETARCMALKGAQVLFYPTAIGSEPKDAEMDTSRMWRRAMIGHAVSNCMPVVAANRIGHEGSQEAGNRFYGHSFIADEWGDLIAEYGAEESGVLVASLDLEAGRKHRASWGFFRDRRPQLYGRIAEDI
- a CDS encoding class I SAM-dependent methyltransferase, with the translated sequence MRLTPLLAVAALSLASPALAHNHGSHAAGQDGAAERANNLNDILLHPRRAEERARDRYRNPIETLEFFRVEPTMRVAEYSPGGGWYTRVLVPYLAPEGSYVAFQRGRLAAEDGTTWPQRWLAALAEGDMAGYGSPLAIESTAIPEDVAGTVDRVLVFRSLHGLLNNNVADEELRAIRTLLADDGMVGVVQHRAPEDEAYARANGSRGYLRQSDVIRLFELNGFELVDSSEVNANPADTADWEGGVWTLPPTLSQGEADRDRYLAIGESDRMTLLFRKRQ
- the msrA gene encoding peptide-methionine (S)-S-oxide reductase MsrA, which produces MSETVIVAGGCFWCTEAVFKDVVGVESVESGYIGGSVASPTYKQVCSGTTGHAEGVKVTFDPAQVSLPEVFDMFMGTHDPSQLNRQGNDVGTQYRSAIFPLSDDQRAEAEAAITRWNQSHPGTAAVTTIECGEWYPAEDYHQEYWEGEGQRNPYCLAVIPPKLMKLRKSFAGKVKSG
- a CDS encoding methyltransferase domain-containing protein → MSEIPGSGARKAALKMLDAVLRRGETLEQAGGAANGLPGFADRALARAVASEVLRWLPDLDALIDSATAKPLPPDAKPRMVLRMMLAQWLRLETPPHAVVATALPLLDGGPKRLAHGVFATLIRAEATLPPVPSLPEAVAARWGERAEAIAAGLAEPPPLDLSLRSDSEVEGLEGESLAPRHRRLPRGTSVEKLAGFDEGAWWVQDLAASLPARLLGAGEGPKGKGRVLDLCAAPGGKTLQLASMGWQVTALDNSSRRLERLRQNLARTGLAAEIIEADAMGWHPEAQFDAVLLDAPCTATGTCRRNPDVLHRIGDRQIAAMAELQRQLLDRAVNWLSPGGRLVYATCSLERAEGEDVAALCELSPDPIRADELPAGLLPTAEGWLRTDPGMLNEAGGLDGFFVARWVA
- a CDS encoding DUF1674 domain-containing protein, with protein sequence MRRATKRPDGFTKPAHWTTDPPPAPAPGEVDEDLSPTRYGDWVHKGIAIDF
- a CDS encoding ferrochelatase, which gives rise to MTWNEQRLPADHPPVKSGRIGVLLVNLGTPDAAETGAVRRYLAEFLSDKRVIEIPQLIWQPILRGIILNTRPKKSAAAYREVWTDKGSPLAAITAEQAEKLQPRFGDSVLVDWAMRYGKPSIPDRMDTMMAAGCDRILIAPMYPQYCAATMATVVDKLGDWLREQRWQPATRTMPPYHDDPLYIAALARDIGGQLDALDFVPEVLLLSFHGMPLRTLGLGDPYHCHCRKTARLLEEAMGQTGKYPDLRFVITFQSRFGPAKWLEPATDTTLEEEGANGTKRLAIAAPGFSADCLETLEELAMQGRESFIHAGGEQFAVIECLNAREPGMDMLEAIVRRELGGWI